From the Nitrobacter hamburgensis X14 genome, one window contains:
- a CDS encoding DUF6719 family protein: MPGNRELLFLTVGALIVAAPTANAAQVSRETDIVTLRLGERILVDDGSCPAGQIKEISGAKLGPTGVVRARKCVSRTGLRR, encoded by the coding sequence ATGCCGGGAAATCGCGAACTGCTGTTTCTGACGGTCGGTGCGCTGATCGTCGCGGCGCCCACCGCAAACGCCGCGCAAGTGTCGCGAGAAACCGACATCGTCACGCTGCGGCTGGGCGAACGCATCCTCGTCGACGACGGGTCCTGCCCGGCGGGGCAGATCAAGGAAATCTCGGGCGCGAAGCTCGGCCCGACCGGCGTCGTTCGTGCGCGCAAATGCGTATCACGGACCGGTTTGAGGCGCTGA
- a CDS encoding DUF2161 domain-containing phosphodiesterase, whose protein sequence is METSLYLPVKRHLESLGFTVKGEIGGCDLVALSGDDPPIVVIGELKLSFNLELILQGVDRAGACDEVWLAARLSMRGKGRESDARYRNLCRRLGFGMLGVTDRGGVEVLVAPAAVSPRRNPKKRSRLVAEHQRRKGDPVAGGSTRTPIMTAYRQQALSCAAAMAAGPRRVRDLTPENPDAGKILLHNVYGWFDCVERGVYTLTAGGRAALERWPQHSLGSSPAA, encoded by the coding sequence GTGGAAACCTCGCTCTATCTTCCGGTCAAACGTCATCTTGAAAGCCTCGGCTTCACCGTCAAGGGCGAGATCGGCGGCTGCGATCTGGTCGCGCTCAGCGGCGACGATCCGCCTATCGTGGTGATCGGCGAGTTGAAGCTCAGCTTCAATCTCGAATTGATCCTGCAAGGTGTCGACCGCGCCGGCGCCTGCGACGAGGTCTGGCTTGCCGCCAGGCTGTCGATGCGCGGCAAGGGCCGCGAAAGCGATGCGCGCTATCGCAACCTGTGCCGGCGACTCGGATTCGGGATGCTTGGCGTGACCGATCGGGGTGGCGTTGAAGTGCTGGTCGCGCCCGCCGCCGTCAGTCCCCGCCGCAATCCCAAAAAGCGCTCCCGGCTGGTCGCAGAGCACCAGCGTCGCAAGGGCGATCCCGTTGCCGGTGGCAGCACGCGGACGCCGATCATGACAGCCTATCGTCAGCAGGCGCTGAGCTGTGCGGCCGCGATGGCCGCAGGTCCGCGCCGCGTGCGGGATCTCACGCCGGAAAACCCGGATGCTGGAAAAATCCTTCTCCATAACGTCTATGGATGGTTCGACTGCGTCGAGCGCGGGGTCTATACCCTGACTGCCGGGGGCCGCGCCGCGCTAGAGCGATGGCCACAGCATTCCCTCGGATCGTCGCCAGCCGCCTGA
- a CDS encoding CreA family protein: MAFRDQTDDDKRRTAWTSWAFAILAVAVLAGSQAHAADEPDLIFRRSTVFNLLTPNDKLATYGVDDPEIEGVACHFTVPEKGGVKGWLGLAEQVSDISLACRQIGPIRFKGKKMEQGGDMFQQRRSLFFKKMQIVRGCDAKRNVLVYMVYSDRLIEGSPKNSTSSVPIMPWGAADTAVQKCGDFFSH; encoded by the coding sequence ATGGCATTTCGTGACCAGACTGATGATGACAAGCGCCGAACGGCCTGGACCTCTTGGGCCTTCGCCATCCTGGCGGTTGCGGTACTCGCCGGATCGCAGGCCCATGCGGCGGACGAACCCGACCTGATCTTTCGTCGCTCCACGGTATTCAATCTGCTGACCCCGAATGACAAGCTTGCGACCTATGGCGTCGATGATCCGGAGATCGAGGGCGTCGCTTGCCATTTCACCGTGCCGGAGAAGGGCGGCGTCAAGGGCTGGCTGGGGCTGGCGGAGCAGGTCTCGGATATTTCGCTGGCCTGCCGCCAGATCGGACCGATTCGTTTCAAGGGAAAAAAGATGGAACAGGGCGGGGACATGTTCCAGCAAAGGCGCTCGCTGTTCTTCAAGAAGATGCAGATCGTGCGCGGCTGCGACGCGAAACGAAACGTGCTGGTCTACATGGTTTATTCGGACCGACTGATCGAAGGTTCGCCGAAGAATTCGACATCCTCGGTGCCGATCATGCCATGGGGCGCCGCGGATACGGCCGTGCAAAAATGCGGTGATTTCTTTTCGCATTAG